In Ammospiza caudacuta isolate bAmmCau1 chromosome 30, bAmmCau1.pri, whole genome shotgun sequence, one DNA window encodes the following:
- the THBS3 gene encoding thrombospondin-3, whose translation MASVAHKIRMELLTVNDVYLLSTFRLPPKQGGTLFGLYSKKDNTRWLEVSVVGKINKVLVRYLREDNKVHSVNLQHAHVADGQSHSVIVRLSGLRRDALGVELYVDCKQMDSSVGLPELSEIPLAEVESIEVRTGVKAYQRMQGFVESMKLILGGSMSRVGALSECPFQGDESIHSAVTSVLASILGEQTKALVTQLTLFNRLLTELREDIRDQVKEMSLIRNTIMECQVCGFHEHRSRCNPNPCFSGVDCMETYEYPGYRCGPCPPGLEGNGTHCADIEECAHANPCFPGSKCINTAPGFRCEPCPRGYRGNTVSGVGVDYARASKQVCTDIDECNDGNNGGCDPNSICTNTQGSYKCGPCKSGFVGNQTSGCVPQRSCSTPTSNPCDINGFCLFERNGEISCACNVGWAGNGNVCGPDTDLDGYPDEPLPCIDNNKHCKQDNCRLTPNSGQEDADNDGIGDQCDDDADGDGVKNVEDNCRLFPNKDQQNSDTDSFGDACDNCPNVPNNDQRDTDSNGEGDACDNDIDGDGIPNMLDNCPKVPNPLQTDRDEDGVGDACDSCPEMSNPTQTDMDSDLVGDICDTNEDSDGDGHQDTKDNCAEIPNSSQLDSDNDGLGDDCDNDDDNDGIPDYVAPGPDNCRLIPNPNQKDSDGNGVGDVCEEDFDNDTVADQLDACPESAEVTLTDFRAYQTVILDPEGDAQIDPNWVVLNQGMEIVQTMNSDPGLAVGYTAFNGVDFEGTFHVNTITDDDYAGFIFSYQDSASFYVVMWKQTEQTYWQATPFRAVAEPGLQLKAVKSSTGPGEHLRNALWHTGHTPDHVRLLWKDPRNVGWRDKTSYRWQLAHRPQVGYIRVRLYEGPQLVADSGVIIDTTMRGGRLGVFCFSQENIIWSNLQYRCNDTIPADFEPFRRFLLEGRE comes from the exons ATGGCCAGCGTGGCCCACAAGATCCGCATGGAGCTCCTGACTGTCAACGACGTGTACCTCCTGTCCACTTTCCGCCTGCCCCCCAAGCAGGGCGGGACCCTCTTCGGCCTCTACTCCAAGAAGGACAACACGCGATGGCTGGAGGTGTCCGTGGTGGGGAAGATTAACAAAG TCCTGGTGAGGTACCTGCGGGAGGACAACAAGGTGCACTCGGTCAACCTGCAGCACGCGCACGTGGCGGACGGGCAGAGCCACTCTGTCATCGTGCGCCTGAGCGGGCTGCGCAGGGACGCGCTCGGCGTGGAGCTCTACGTGGACTGCAAGCAGATGGACTCCAGCGTGGGGCTGCCCGAGCTCTCCGAGATCCCCCTGGCCGAGGTGGAGTCCATCGAGGTGCGCACAGGGGTCAAGGCTTACCAGAGGATGCAG GGGTTTGTAGAGTCCATGAAGCTGATCCTGGGAGGGTCCATGAGCCGTGTAGGGGCCCTGAGTGAGTGCCCTTTCCAAGGAGATGAGTCCATCCACAGTGCAG TGACGAGTGTGCTGGCCTCCATCCTGG gtgaGCAGACCAAGGCACTGGTCACGCAGCTGACCCTCTTCAACCGGCTCCTGACCGAGCTGCGGGAAGACATCAGGGACCAG GTGAAGGAGATGTCTCTGATCCGCAACACCATCATGGAGTGCCAGGTCTGCG gcTTCCACGAGCACCGCTCCCGCTGCAACCCCAACCCCTGTTTCAGCGGCGTGGACTGCATGGAGACGTACGAGTACCCCGGGTACCGCTGTGGGCCCTGCCCGCCGGGGCTGGAGGGCAACGGCACCCACTGCGCTGACATCGAGGAG TGTGCCCATGCCAACCCCTGCTTCCCCGGCTCCAAGTGCATCAACACAGCCCCGGGGTTCCGCTGCGAGCCCTGCCCCCGGGGCTATCGGGGCAACACCGTGTCTGGCGTGGGGGTGGACTATGCCAGGGCCAGCAAGCAG GTTTGCACAGATATCGATGAATGCAACGATGGCAACAATGGGGGCTGCGACCCCAACTCCATCTGCACCAACACTCAG GGCTCCTACAAGTGTGGGCCCTGCAAATCGGGCTTTGTGGGCAACCAAACATCTGGCTGCGTGCCCCAGAGGTCCTGCAGCACTCCCACCTCCAACCCCTGCGACATCAATGGCTTCTGCCTGTTTGAGAGGAACGGGGAGATCTcctgtgct TGCAACGTGGGCTGGGCTGGCAATGGCAACGTGTGTGGGCCAGACACAGACCTGGATGGGTACCCAGATgagcccctgccctgcatcGACAACAACAAGCACTGCAAGCAG gacaaCTGCCGCCTGACGCCCAATTCTGGCCAGGAGGATGCTGACAACGACGGCATTGGGGACCAGTGTGATGACGATGCTGATGGTGATGGTGTCAAGAACGTggag GACAACTGCCGGCTCTTCCCCAACAAGGACCAGCAGAACTCAGACACTGACTCCTTTGGGGATGCCTGTGACAACTGCCCCAACGTGCCCAACAACGACCAGCGGGACACGGACAGCAACGGCGAGGGGGATGCTTGTGACAATGACATTGATGGGGACG GGATACCCAACATGCTGGATAACTGCCCCAAGGTGCCCAACCCTCTGCAGACCGATCGGGACGAGGACGGCGTTGGGGATGCCTGTGACAGTTGCCCTGAAATGAGCAACCCCACTCAG ACAGATATGGACAGTGACCTGGTAGGAGACATCTGTGACACCAACGAGGACAG TGATGGAGATGGACATCAGGACACCAAGGACAACTGCGCTGAGATCCCcaacagctcccagctggaCTCGGACAACGATGGGCTGGGGGATGACTGTGACAACGACGATGACAACGATGGCATCCCGGACTATGTGGCACCTGGCCCAGACAACTGCCGCCTCATTCCCAACCCCAACCAGAAGGACTCAGACG ggaatggcGTGGGTGACGTCTGCGAGGAGGACTTTGACAATGACACGGTGGCGGACCAGCTGGACGCGTGCCCCGAGAGCGCCGAGGTGACGCTGACCGACTTCCGCGCCTACCAGACCGTCATCCTCGACCCCGAGGGGGACGCCCAGATCGACCCCAACTGGGTTGTGCTCAACCAG GGCATGGAGATCGTGCAGACCATGAACAGCGACCCGGGTTTGGCTGTGG GTTACACAGCCTTCAACGGGGTGGACTTCGAGGGCACCTTCCACGTCAACACCATCACCGACGATGACTACGCCGGCTTCATCTTCAGCTACCAGGACAGCGCCAGCTTCTACGTGGTGATGTGGAAGCAGACGGAGCAGACTTACTGGCAGGCCACCCCCTTCCGGGCTGTGGCCGAGCCGGGGCTGCAGCTCAAG GCGGTGAAATCCTCGACGGGCCCCGGGGAGCACCTGCGCAATGCTCTGTGGCACACGGGCCACACGCCCGACCACGTCCGCCTGCTCTGGAAGGACCCGCGGAACGTGGGCTGGAGGGACAAGACGTCCTACCGCTGGCAGCTGGCACACAGGCCCCAGGTGGGCTACATCAG GGTCCGTCTGTACGAGGGCCCGCAGCTGGTGGCCGACTCCGGTGTGATCATCGACACCACGATGCGCGGGGGCCGGCTGGGGGTCTTCTGCTTCTCCCAGGAGAacatcatctggtccaacctgCAGTACCGCTGCAACG ACACGATCCCCGCCGACTTCGAGCCCTTCCGCCGGTTCCTGCTGGAGGGACGCGAGTGA
- the MTX1 gene encoding metaxin-1 has product MAAPMELFCWAGGWGLPSVDPDCLAVLTYARFTGAPLKVHRVTSPWRSPSGHLPALRTRDEGTISKPQQIITHLRKQKYNADYDLSAMQSADTLAFVSLLEEKLLPVLIHTFWVDAKNYVEHTRKWYAETIPFPLNFFLPNAMHKRHLQRLQLIWGDDYMEDEEKLEKELYREARECLTLLSQRLGSQKFFFGDSPASLDALVFSRLAPLLKAKLPNGKLQQHLKSLQNLCNYCTSILSLYFPWDGGDPLSAAPRAAGTDSTEAEEDPHKRRKQLLSVLVGLAAMLGYAFLSGIVSIQRGSVGPAGRQPIAMEEEEEEEEE; this is encoded by the exons ATGGCGGCGCCCATGGAGCTGTTCTGCTGGGccgggggctgggggctgccctcGGTGGATCCCgactgcctggctgtgctg ACCTACGCGCGGTTCACGGGGGCGCCGCTGAAGGTGCACCGGGTCACCAGCCCCTGGAGGAGCCCCTCCG GGCACCTGCCCGCGCTGAGGACACGGGACGAGGGCACCATCTCCAAACCTCAGCAGATCATAACCCACCTCAGGAAACAG AAATACAACGCTGACTACGACCTGTCAGCCATGCAGAGCGCGGACACGCTGGCCTTCGTGTCCCTGctggaggagaagctgctgccagtactg ATCCACACCTTCTGGGTGGACGCCAAGAACTACGTGGAGCACACGCGGAAGTGGTACGCGGAAACCATCCCCTTCCCCCTCAACTTCTTCCTGCCCAACGCCATGCACAAGCGGCACCTGCAGCGGCTGCAGCTCATCTGGGGGGATGACTACATGGAGGATGAggagaagctggagaaggag ctctacCGGGAAGCTCGGGAATGCCTGACACTCCTCTCCCAGCGCCTCGGCTCCCAGAAGTTTTTCTTTGGAGACTC GCCGGCCTCCCTCGACGCCTTGGTCTTCAGCCGCCTGGCGCCGCTCCTGAAGGCGAAGCTGCCCAACGGgaaactgcagcagcacctgaagTCCCTGCAGAACCTGTGCAACTACTGCACCTCCATCCTCAGCCTTTACTTCCCCTGGGACGGAG GTGACCCCCTGAGCGCTGCCCCTCGGGCTGCAGGCACGGACAGCACTGAGGCAGAGGAGGACCCCCACAAACGGCGCAAGcagctgctgtcagtgctggtggGGCTGGCGGCCATGCTGGGCTACGCCTTCCTCAGTGGCATCGTCTCCATCCAGCGCGGCAGCGTGGGGCCAGCCGGCCGGCAGCCCATCgccatggaggaggaggaagaggaggaggaggagtga
- the TRIM46 gene encoding tripartite motif-containing protein 46 isoform X2, with product MAEGEDLQTFTSIMDALVRISTSMKNMERELVCPVCKEMYKQPLALPCTHNVCHVCASEVLLQHGHLYCDPTSEPTSPAATPSTRSPRLGRRAVPKPDRLDRLLKSGFGTYPGRKRGAVHPQTVSFPCPACQRDVDLGERGLGSLFRNLTLERVVERYRQTINISAAIMCQFCKPPQLEATKGCTECKSSFCNECFKLYHPWGTQKAQHEPTPPTLTFRPKGLMCPEHKEEVTHYCKTCQRLVCQLCRVRRTHTSHKITPVLSAYQALREKLTKSLAYILSSQDTVQTQIAELEETVKHTEVNGSQAKEEVSQLIQGLCAMLEEKRATLLQAIEECQQERLASLHGQIREHQAMLENSGMVGYAQEVLKETDHPCFVQAAKQLHNRILRATDSLQSFRPAANASFSHFQLDVSRELKLLTDLAFIRAPEAPVIDTQRTYTYDQIFLCWRLPQHSPPAWHYTVEFRKTDAKAKGLKLWQRREEVRGTCALVEYLDTDSVYVLRVKGYNKAGFGDYSEDIYLHTPPAPVLNFFLDNRWGFNRDRLAISKDQRAVRSVPGIPMLFAAERLMTSCHLSIDLVIGDVAITQGKSYWACCVDPSSYLVKVGVGLESKLQEWFQVPQDVVSPRYDPDSGHDSGAEDTTVEAPPPYAFLTIGMGKILLSHGSALTSRDPNGCTVPLPPRIGICLDYEQGKVSFYDAVSFRELWECGVDCSGPVCPAFCFIGGGALHLQELVANKQERKVTIGNFAKLD from the exons ACCAGCATGAAGAACATGGAGCGGGAGCTGGTGTGCCCGGTGTGCAAGGAGATGTACAAGCAGCCGCTGGCCCTGCCCTGTACCCACAACGTGTGCCACGTGTGTGCCAGcgaggtgctgctgcagcacggGCACCTGTACTGCGACCCCACCTCCGAGCCCACCTCGCCCGCCGCCACCCCCTCCACCCGCAGCCCCCGCCTGGGCcgcagggctgtccccaaacccGACCGGCTGGACCGCCTGCTCAAGtcag GCTTTGGCACCTACCCGGGGCGCAAGCGGGGCGCCGTGCACCCGCAGACCGTCAGCTTCCCGTGCCCCGCCTGCCAGCGGGACGTGGACCTGGGCGAGCGGGgcctgggcagcctcttccgCAACCTGACCCTGGAGCGCGTGGTGGAGCGCTACCGGCAGACCATCAACATCAGCGCCGCCATCATGTGCCAGTTCTGCAAGCCCCCGCAGCTGGAGGCCACCAAGGGCTGCACGGAGTGCAAGTCCAGCTTCTGCAATGAGTGCTTCAAGCTCTACCACCCCTGGGGCACGCAGAAAGCCCAGCACGAGCCCACGCCCCCCACCCTCACCTTCCGCCCCAAG GGCCTGATGTGCCCGGAGCACAAGGAGGAGGTGACTCACTACTGCAAGACCTGCCAGCGGCTGGTGTGCCAGCTCTGCCGCGTGCGCCGCACCCACACCAGCCACAAGATCACCCCGGTGCTCAGCGCCTACCAGGCCCTCAGG gagaagctgaCAAAGAGCCTCGCCTACATCCTGAGCAGCCAGGACACGGTGCAGACCCAGATTGCTGAGCTGGAGGAGACAGTGAAACACACAGAG GTGAACGGCTCACAGGCCAAGGAAGAGGTGTCCCAGCTGAtccaggggctctgtgccatGCTGGAGGAGAAGCGGGCCACGCTGCTGCAGGCCATCGAGGAGTGCCAGCAGGAGCGGCTGGCCAGCCTGCACGGCCAGATCCGGGAGCACCAGGCCATGCTGGAGAACTCGGGCATGGTGGGCTATGCCCAGGAGGTGCTGAAGGAGACTGACCACCCCTGCTTTGTCCAGGCTGCCAAGCAGCTGCACAACAG gatcCTCAGGGCCACCGATTCGCTGCAGAGCTTCCGTCCTGCAGCCAACGCCTCCTTCAGCCACTTCCAGCTGGATGTCAGCAGGGAGCTGAAGCTGCTCACTGACCTGGCCTTCATCCGAG CGCCCGAGGCCCCCGTCATCGACACGCAGCGCACCTACACCTACGACCAGATCTTCCTGTGCTGGCGGCTGCCGCAGCACTCGCCGCCCGCCTGGCACTACACCGTGGAGTTCCGCAAGACCGACGCCAAGGCCAAGGGGCTGAAGCTGTGGCAGCGGCGGGAGGAGGTCAGGGGCACCTGCGCCCTCGTCGAGTACCTGGACACCGACAGCGTCTACGTGCTCCGGGTGAAGGGCTACAACAAGGCAGGTTTTGGGGACTACAGCGAGGACATCTACCTGCACACGCCGCCCGCCCCAG TCCTCAACTTCTTCCTGGACAACCGCTGGGGCTTCAACCGGGACCGGCTGGCCATCAGCAAGGACCAGCGCGCGGTGCGCAGCGTGCCCGGCATCCCCATGCTCTTTGCCGCCGAGCGCCTCATGACCAGCTGCCACCTGTCCATCGACCTGGTCATTGGCGACGTGGCCATCACCCAGGGCAAGAGCTACTGGGCCTGCTGCGTGGACCCCAGCTCCTACCTGGTCAAGGTGGGCGTGGGGCTGGAGAGCAAGCTGCAGGAGTGGTTCCAGGTACCGCAGGACGTGGTGAGCCCCAG GTATGACCCTGACAGTGGCCACGACAGCGGGGCAGAGGACACAACGGTGGAGGCGCCTCCTCCCTACGCCTTCCTCACCATCGGCATGGGCAAGATCCTGCTGTCCCACGGCTCGGCCCTCACGTCCCGCGACCCCAACGGCTGCACCGTGCCCCTGCCCCCGCGCATTGGCATCTGCCTGGACTACGAGCAGGGCAAGGTGAGCTTCTACGACGCCGTGTCCTTCCGCGAGCTCTGGGAGTGCGGCGTGGACTGCTCGGGGCCCGTCTGCCCCGCCTTCTGCTTCATCGGAGGCGGGGCCCtgcacctgcaggagctggtggccAACAAGCAGGAGAGGAAAGTGACCATTGGGAACTTTGCCAAGCTGGACTGA
- the MUC1 gene encoding mucin-1, producing MAFPVLLLLLLLGTGTRAMTTETTMEMETTETTTVEMTTESTASTWLPNIFPKSTRASRPQTPVFPYATASPGKNTTNFQFGNHSTSNATSNGTVVPVPSSPAIPRANATSNSSSWAPHLGTNGSSVAPTTTHGSTKGNGSTSAQVFPTQITSESSTAPTQGGPNPSKTSAQLPGPAQLLVRVPLSFRIINRSFNESLRDPASEDYRSLSRTVLTMFQHVFGCLGCMGTQTYTGCSELQYSQGSVQVQSTLVFGNGSDAVTADAAEQRLRKSLDQNGFIMGLQLDSIQSSAAVISPAPAPMIPDWAIALLVLVSILLLFTIFTCLLLMSTCTCRRKSRGKLDLLSQKDSYHPMAEYLQYQSHGRYVSPNSKPNPYSQVAGGSTTRSGTFTYTNPAAGSDNL from the exons ATGGCGTTCCctgtccttctgctgctgctgctgctgggcacag GTACCCGTGCCATGACCACCGAGACAACCATGGAGATGGAAACCACCGAAACGACCACCGTGGAGATGACCACGGAAAGCACCGCCAGCACCTGGCTGCCAAATATATTCCCCAAAAGCACACGGGCCAGCCGGCCCCAAACCCCTGTCTTCCCCTACGCCACTGCGTCTCCTGGCAAAAACACCACGAACTTCCAGTTTGGCAACCACTCCACCAGCAATGCCACATCCAATGGCACTGTggtgcctgtccccagcagcccagccatCCCCCGTGCCAATGCCAcctcaaacagcagcagctgggcacccCACCTTGGCACCAACGGCAGCTCTGTCGCTCCCACCACCACGCACGGCAGCACCAAAGGCAACGGGAGCACCAGTGCTCAGGTCTTCCCCACCCAGATAACgtctgagagcagcacagctcccacccAGGGTGGTCCCAACCCCAGCAAAacctcagcccagctgcctggtcctgcccagctgctcgTCCGTGTCCCACTGTCCTTCCGTATCATCAACAGGAGCTTCAACGAGAGCCTGCGTGACCCAGCATCAGAGGATTACAGGAGCCTGAGCCGCACTGTCCTGACCATG TTCCAACACGTCTttggctgcctgggctgcatGGGCACGCAGACCTACACCGGGTGCAGTGAGCTGCAGTACAG CCAAGGCTCCGTGCAGGTCCAGTCCACCCTCGTGTTTGGAAATGGAAGCGATGCCGTCACTGCCGACGCTGCTGAGCAGCGCCTGAGGAAGAGCCTGGATCAGAATGGCTTCATCATGGGCCTGCAGCTGGACAGCATCCAGA GTTCTGCAGCAGTGATATCCCCAGCTCCAGCGCCCATGATCCCGGACTGGGCCATCGCTCTGTTGGTCCTGGTCAGCATCCTGCTGCTCTTCACCATCTTTACCTGCCTCCTCCTGATG TCCACCTGCACCTGCCGCCGCAAGAGCCGAGGGAAGCTGGACCTGCTCAGCCAGAAGGATTCCTACCACCCCATGGCTGAGTACCTGCAGTACCAGAGCCACGGGCGCTACGTGTCCCCCAACAGCAAACCCAACCCCTACAGCCAG GTGGCCGGCGGCAGCACCACGAGGTCCGGCACCTTCACCTACACCAACCCCGCCGCCGGCTCCGACAACCTGTGA
- the TRIM46 gene encoding tripartite motif-containing protein 46 isoform X1 — protein MAEGEDLQTFTSIMDALVRISVSGRGGGGGADRGPPGPGRPPLCPQRVTLPLSPQTSMKNMERELVCPVCKEMYKQPLALPCTHNVCHVCASEVLLQHGHLYCDPTSEPTSPAATPSTRSPRLGRRAVPKPDRLDRLLKSGFGTYPGRKRGAVHPQTVSFPCPACQRDVDLGERGLGSLFRNLTLERVVERYRQTINISAAIMCQFCKPPQLEATKGCTECKSSFCNECFKLYHPWGTQKAQHEPTPPTLTFRPKGLMCPEHKEEVTHYCKTCQRLVCQLCRVRRTHTSHKITPVLSAYQALREKLTKSLAYILSSQDTVQTQIAELEETVKHTEVNGSQAKEEVSQLIQGLCAMLEEKRATLLQAIEECQQERLASLHGQIREHQAMLENSGMVGYAQEVLKETDHPCFVQAAKQLHNRILRATDSLQSFRPAANASFSHFQLDVSRELKLLTDLAFIRAPEAPVIDTQRTYTYDQIFLCWRLPQHSPPAWHYTVEFRKTDAKAKGLKLWQRREEVRGTCALVEYLDTDSVYVLRVKGYNKAGFGDYSEDIYLHTPPAPVLNFFLDNRWGFNRDRLAISKDQRAVRSVPGIPMLFAAERLMTSCHLSIDLVIGDVAITQGKSYWACCVDPSSYLVKVGVGLESKLQEWFQVPQDVVSPRYDPDSGHDSGAEDTTVEAPPPYAFLTIGMGKILLSHGSALTSRDPNGCTVPLPPRIGICLDYEQGKVSFYDAVSFRELWECGVDCSGPVCPAFCFIGGGALHLQELVANKQERKVTIGNFAKLD, from the exons GGCGGCGGGGGGGCGGACAGGGGTCCTCCGGGACCGGGTCGCC CCCCGCTGTGTCCCCAGCGGGTGACGCTCCCGCTCTCTCCGCAGACCAGCATGAAGAACATGGAGCGGGAGCTGGTGTGCCCGGTGTGCAAGGAGATGTACAAGCAGCCGCTGGCCCTGCCCTGTACCCACAACGTGTGCCACGTGTGTGCCAGcgaggtgctgctgcagcacggGCACCTGTACTGCGACCCCACCTCCGAGCCCACCTCGCCCGCCGCCACCCCCTCCACCCGCAGCCCCCGCCTGGGCcgcagggctgtccccaaacccGACCGGCTGGACCGCCTGCTCAAGtcag GCTTTGGCACCTACCCGGGGCGCAAGCGGGGCGCCGTGCACCCGCAGACCGTCAGCTTCCCGTGCCCCGCCTGCCAGCGGGACGTGGACCTGGGCGAGCGGGgcctgggcagcctcttccgCAACCTGACCCTGGAGCGCGTGGTGGAGCGCTACCGGCAGACCATCAACATCAGCGCCGCCATCATGTGCCAGTTCTGCAAGCCCCCGCAGCTGGAGGCCACCAAGGGCTGCACGGAGTGCAAGTCCAGCTTCTGCAATGAGTGCTTCAAGCTCTACCACCCCTGGGGCACGCAGAAAGCCCAGCACGAGCCCACGCCCCCCACCCTCACCTTCCGCCCCAAG GGCCTGATGTGCCCGGAGCACAAGGAGGAGGTGACTCACTACTGCAAGACCTGCCAGCGGCTGGTGTGCCAGCTCTGCCGCGTGCGCCGCACCCACACCAGCCACAAGATCACCCCGGTGCTCAGCGCCTACCAGGCCCTCAGG gagaagctgaCAAAGAGCCTCGCCTACATCCTGAGCAGCCAGGACACGGTGCAGACCCAGATTGCTGAGCTGGAGGAGACAGTGAAACACACAGAG GTGAACGGCTCACAGGCCAAGGAAGAGGTGTCCCAGCTGAtccaggggctctgtgccatGCTGGAGGAGAAGCGGGCCACGCTGCTGCAGGCCATCGAGGAGTGCCAGCAGGAGCGGCTGGCCAGCCTGCACGGCCAGATCCGGGAGCACCAGGCCATGCTGGAGAACTCGGGCATGGTGGGCTATGCCCAGGAGGTGCTGAAGGAGACTGACCACCCCTGCTTTGTCCAGGCTGCCAAGCAGCTGCACAACAG gatcCTCAGGGCCACCGATTCGCTGCAGAGCTTCCGTCCTGCAGCCAACGCCTCCTTCAGCCACTTCCAGCTGGATGTCAGCAGGGAGCTGAAGCTGCTCACTGACCTGGCCTTCATCCGAG CGCCCGAGGCCCCCGTCATCGACACGCAGCGCACCTACACCTACGACCAGATCTTCCTGTGCTGGCGGCTGCCGCAGCACTCGCCGCCCGCCTGGCACTACACCGTGGAGTTCCGCAAGACCGACGCCAAGGCCAAGGGGCTGAAGCTGTGGCAGCGGCGGGAGGAGGTCAGGGGCACCTGCGCCCTCGTCGAGTACCTGGACACCGACAGCGTCTACGTGCTCCGGGTGAAGGGCTACAACAAGGCAGGTTTTGGGGACTACAGCGAGGACATCTACCTGCACACGCCGCCCGCCCCAG TCCTCAACTTCTTCCTGGACAACCGCTGGGGCTTCAACCGGGACCGGCTGGCCATCAGCAAGGACCAGCGCGCGGTGCGCAGCGTGCCCGGCATCCCCATGCTCTTTGCCGCCGAGCGCCTCATGACCAGCTGCCACCTGTCCATCGACCTGGTCATTGGCGACGTGGCCATCACCCAGGGCAAGAGCTACTGGGCCTGCTGCGTGGACCCCAGCTCCTACCTGGTCAAGGTGGGCGTGGGGCTGGAGAGCAAGCTGCAGGAGTGGTTCCAGGTACCGCAGGACGTGGTGAGCCCCAG GTATGACCCTGACAGTGGCCACGACAGCGGGGCAGAGGACACAACGGTGGAGGCGCCTCCTCCCTACGCCTTCCTCACCATCGGCATGGGCAAGATCCTGCTGTCCCACGGCTCGGCCCTCACGTCCCGCGACCCCAACGGCTGCACCGTGCCCCTGCCCCCGCGCATTGGCATCTGCCTGGACTACGAGCAGGGCAAGGTGAGCTTCTACGACGCCGTGTCCTTCCGCGAGCTCTGGGAGTGCGGCGTGGACTGCTCGGGGCCCGTCTGCCCCGCCTTCTGCTTCATCGGAGGCGGGGCCCtgcacctgcaggagctggtggccAACAAGCAGGAGAGGAAAGTGACCATTGGGAACTTTGCCAAGCTGGACTGA